The following are from one region of the Coffea eugenioides isolate CCC68of chromosome 2, Ceug_1.0, whole genome shotgun sequence genome:
- the LOC113759213 gene encoding transcription factor bHLH54, whose translation MESFGAMGCGDWSSFNAIYSSTTEEADFMARLLGNISLPNDVPNSSNVKFSSTYWPASESDVNKAVVQEDSSINSSDDTSVDADVCYSFSQGSSFSGEGSSILCPLSQIYFCNSNSIISQPIVTRNDSSVCADYAMMECKNKMDSCDHEIIRINNILMEEGRDFLNQDVSSDCSMESGENDMPEAFSRGMILQQGKDQHEINSLASEKSLEDESDNLLESSKKRPSTPLDVHKNKRMINAKTNHQKLHPYDSKIAEGGHPVLCRQSSSSYLSEDDSNVSFNLHGKTRASRGSATDHHSLYARKRREKINERLRILQKLIPNGTKVDISTMLEEAVQYVKFLQLQIKLLSSDDLWMYAPIAYNGKNLGLDMDATLKS comes from the exons ATGGAGTCATTTGGAGCCATGGGATGTGGGGATTGGAGCTCCTTCAATGCAATCTACTCCAGTACTACTGAAGAGGCTGACTTCATGGCACGGTTGCTTGGCAACATTTCACTTCCAAATGACGTGCCAAACAGTTCTAATGTCAAATTTTCCTCCACTTACTGGCCTGCAAGTGAATCAGATGTAAACAAGGCCGTGGTCCAGGAAGATTCTTCAATCAATTCTTCAGATGACACTAGTGTTGATGCTGATGTGTGCTATTCTTTTTCACAAGGGAGCAGTTTCAGTGGCGAAGGCAGCAGCATTCTTTGTCCCTTGTCACAAATCTACTTTTGCAACAGCAACAGTATTATTTCACAACCGATTGTGACGAGAAATGATAGCTCGGTCTGTGCAGATTATGCTATGATGGAGTGCAAGAACAAAATGGACTCGTGTGATCATGAGATCATTCGTATAAACAATATCTTAATGGAGGAAGGGCGTGACTTCCTAAACCAAGATGTGAGCAGTGACTGCAGCATGGAGTCTGGCGAAAACGACATGCCTGAGGCTTTTTCTCGAGGAATGATTTTGCAACAAGGAAAGGATCAGCATGAAATAAATTCTCTCGCTTCAGAAAAATCACTAGAAGATGAATCAGACAACTTATTGGAGAGTTCTAAGAAAAGACCGTCAACACCTCTAGAT GTCCACAAGAATAAGAGAATGATAAATGCGAAGACCAACCATCAAAAGCTTCATCCTTATGACAGTAAGATTGCTGAAGGTGGCCATCCCGTGCTTTGCCGCCAAAGCTCGAGCAGCTACCTCTCAGAGGATGACTCCAATGTTT CATTCAACTTACATGGCAAAACAAGGGCCAGCAGGGGCTCAGCAACTGATCACCACAGCTTATATGCCAGG aaaagaagagaaaaaataaatgagagATTGAGAATCTTGCAGAAACTTATCCCTAATGGAACAAAG GTTGACATTAGCACCATGCTTGAAGAGGCAGTCCAGTACGTGAAATTTTTGCAACTCCAAATCAAG CTCTTGAGCTCTGATGATCTATGGATGTATGCTCCCATTGCTTACAACGGAAAGAACTTGGGACTGGATATGGACGCTACTCTAAAATCCTGA